A region from the Candidatus Binatia bacterium genome encodes:
- a CDS encoding Zn-dependent alcohol dehydrogenase: MKAAVLEEQGKGVVIRDDVKIQAPGPGQVRVRVCNCGVCHSDLSVIDGAFPAALPVILGHEAAGVVEELGPGVESLAEGDHVVLTPCPPCGTCYFCLRGDSSVCVRTAGLISNTFVDGTTGLSIGDQTVYRGLNVAAFAENVVADANGAVKIPSDVPLDVACVIGCAVQTGVGAVLNTAQVEEGATVLVLGLGGIGLSVVQGARLAGAARIVVSDPVAERRDSARALGATDFIDPTTEDVLARGMEITGVGFDYAFEAAGRSALLETGLAAIRNGGTLVCVGAPPLEELFTLMPAAFVITGKKILSTVLGGANSLRDIPRYIALWQNGRLDLDALITGRRPLSEINGALEDLRTSRGIRTVLDIS; the protein is encoded by the coding sequence ATGAAAGCAGCCGTCCTCGAGGAGCAGGGTAAGGGCGTCGTCATTCGCGACGACGTGAAGATTCAGGCACCCGGTCCCGGTCAGGTGCGTGTGCGCGTCTGCAATTGCGGGGTCTGTCACTCCGACCTGAGCGTGATCGACGGTGCATTCCCGGCAGCGCTGCCCGTCATCCTCGGGCACGAGGCCGCCGGCGTCGTCGAAGAGCTTGGCCCTGGAGTGGAGTCGCTCGCCGAAGGCGATCATGTCGTTCTCACACCCTGTCCGCCGTGCGGGACCTGCTACTTTTGTCTGCGCGGCGACTCATCCGTGTGCGTTCGGACGGCGGGCTTGATCTCCAATACCTTCGTCGACGGAACGACCGGTCTCTCGATCGGAGACCAGACGGTGTATCGCGGACTGAACGTCGCTGCCTTCGCGGAGAACGTGGTTGCCGACGCGAATGGCGCGGTGAAGATCCCATCGGACGTCCCACTCGATGTCGCGTGCGTGATCGGTTGCGCGGTCCAGACCGGTGTCGGGGCGGTGTTGAATACGGCCCAGGTGGAAGAGGGCGCGACGGTTCTCGTTCTGGGCCTCGGCGGGATCGGGCTCTCGGTCGTGCAGGGGGCGCGCCTGGCGGGTGCCGCGCGGATCGTGGTTTCGGACCCTGTCGCGGAGCGTCGTGACTCCGCCCGAGCTCTCGGCGCGACCGACTTCATCGACCCGACGACCGAGGACGTGCTCGCGCGCGGGATGGAGATCACCGGTGTCGGGTTCGACTACGCGTTCGAGGCGGCCGGACGCTCGGCACTTCTCGAAACCGGACTGGCTGCGATCCGGAATGGGGGCACCTTGGTCTGCGTGGGCGCGCCGCCGCTGGAGGAGCTCTTTACTCTGATGCCCGCCGCCTTCGTCATCACCGGCAAAAAAATCCTGTCGACGGTGCTCGGCGGCGCGAACTCGTTGCGGGACATCCCTCGTTACATCGCGCTCTGGCAGAACGGGCGGCTCGATCTGGACGCGCTGATCACGGGCCGCCGGCCTCTCAGCGAGATCAATGGGGCCCTCGAGGACCTGCGGACGAGCCGTGGGATTCGAACGGTGCTCGACATCTCCTGA